A window from Shimia isoporae encodes these proteins:
- the metK gene encoding methionine adenosyltransferase, with protein MARNNYTFTSESVSEGHPDKVCDRISDAVLDAFLTEEPEARVACETFATTNRVVIGGEVGLSDQDKLKDYMGRIDEIARACIKDIGYEQDKFHHETVEITNLLHEQSAHIAQGVDANADKDEGAGDQGIMFGYATTETDALMPAPIQYSHAILRRLAEVRKSGQEPTLGPDAKSQLSVVYEDGKPVGVSSIVLSTQHLDEAMTSADVRAVVEPYIREVLPAAWVSDATEWHVNPTGKFVIGGPDGDAGLTGRKIIVDTYGGAAPHGGGAFSGKDPTKVDRSAAYAARYLAKNVVAAGLAERCTIQLSYAIGVSEPLSIYCDNHGTGDVEPAKIEQAIREVMSLTPRGIREKLQLNKPIYQRTAAYGHFGRTPDADGGFSWERTDLVEDLKSAL; from the coding sequence ATGGCAAGAAATAACTACACCTTTACTTCCGAGAGCGTCTCGGAGGGCCACCCCGATAAGGTTTGCGACCGGATTTCGGACGCGGTTCTCGACGCATTTTTGACCGAAGAACCTGAGGCCCGCGTGGCCTGCGAAACCTTTGCCACCACCAATCGCGTGGTGATCGGTGGAGAGGTTGGTCTGTCAGACCAAGACAAACTTAAGGATTACATGGGACGGATCGACGAAATCGCTCGCGCCTGTATCAAGGACATCGGCTACGAGCAGGACAAGTTCCACCACGAGACTGTTGAGATCACCAACCTTTTGCACGAGCAATCTGCGCATATCGCACAAGGGGTTGATGCCAACGCCGACAAGGATGAAGGCGCTGGTGATCAGGGCATCATGTTTGGCTACGCGACAACCGAAACCGACGCTTTGATGCCCGCCCCGATTCAATACTCGCATGCAATTCTACGCCGTCTGGCCGAGGTGCGAAAATCTGGTCAGGAACCAACTTTGGGGCCGGATGCCAAATCACAGCTGTCGGTTGTGTACGAAGATGGCAAGCCTGTCGGTGTGAGCTCGATCGTTCTGTCCACGCAGCACCTTGACGAAGCTATGACCAGCGCCGATGTGCGCGCGGTGGTCGAACCTTACATCCGCGAAGTGCTTCCTGCCGCGTGGGTCAGCGACGCGACCGAATGGCATGTGAACCCAACCGGAAAATTCGTGATCGGCGGGCCGGACGGTGATGCCGGTTTGACCGGCCGTAAGATCATTGTGGACACATATGGAGGGGCGGCACCGCATGGCGGTGGAGCGTTCTCCGGGAAAGACCCGACCAAGGTTGACCGCTCGGCGGCCTATGCTGCGCGTTACTTGGCGAAAAACGTTGTTGCGGCTGGTTTGGCGGAGCGGTGCACAATCCAGTTGTCATACGCGATCGGCGTCAGCGAACCACTGTCTATCTATTGTGACAACCATGGTACTGGTGACGTAGAGCCCGCAAAAATCGAACAAGCGATCCGCGAGGTCATGAGCCTTACACCGCGTGGCATCCGCGAAAAACTTCAGCTCAATAAGCCGATTTATCAACGTACCGCTGCCTACGGCCATTTCGGGCGTACACCGGATGCGGACGGTGGCTTTAGCTGGGAGCGCACCGATCTGGTCGAGGACCTCAAATCGGCGCTATAA
- a CDS encoding PhoH family protein yields MTPPPASETAKETSVEFPDNRLLIELCGEFDRNLADIEQKMGVQILRRGNHLAVFGEDGPRSETVDVLQSLYDRLESGKSVEGGDIDREIRMGGSEEGTGVRDGDQMEMFKGGPVEIKTRKKLIEPRTDAQKAYVLSLFKNELAFGIGPAGTGKTYLAVAVGVSMFISGQVDRIILSRPAVEAGEKLGYLPGDMKDKVDPYMQPLYDALNDFLPAKQLGKLIEEKKIEIAPLAFMRGRTLANAFVVLDEAQNATTMQMKMFLTRLGEGSRMVITGDRSQIDLPRGVPSGLKDAERLLKGIPNISFNYFTADDVVRHPLVAAIIKAYDKDAVRALAEKEKKEQKA; encoded by the coding sequence ATGACCCCGCCGCCAGCGTCCGAAACAGCCAAAGAGACTTCGGTCGAGTTTCCGGATAACCGCCTTTTGATCGAGCTTTGCGGAGAGTTTGACCGCAACCTCGCGGATATAGAGCAAAAAATGGGGGTGCAGATCCTGCGACGCGGCAATCATCTGGCCGTGTTTGGCGAGGATGGGCCTCGTTCTGAGACCGTGGACGTGCTGCAATCTCTGTATGACCGTCTGGAAAGTGGCAAGTCCGTCGAGGGCGGCGACATTGATCGTGAGATTCGCATGGGAGGCTCTGAAGAAGGCACCGGCGTGCGCGACGGCGACCAGATGGAGATGTTCAAAGGCGGGCCTGTTGAGATCAAGACCCGCAAGAAACTGATTGAGCCCAGAACCGATGCGCAAAAGGCCTATGTCCTGTCGCTGTTCAAAAATGAGTTGGCGTTTGGCATTGGTCCCGCAGGTACGGGCAAAACCTATCTGGCCGTTGCGGTCGGGGTGTCGATGTTCATTTCGGGGCAAGTGGACCGGATTATTCTGTCACGTCCTGCCGTGGAGGCGGGCGAGAAACTTGGCTATCTGCCAGGCGACATGAAGGACAAGGTCGATCCCTATATGCAGCCGCTCTACGATGCGCTGAACGACTTTTTGCCAGCGAAACAGCTGGGGAAGCTGATCGAAGAAAAGAAGATCGAGATTGCGCCGCTGGCGTTTATGCGCGGGCGGACATTGGCAAACGCTTTTGTGGTTCTGGATGAAGCGCAAAACGCAACGACAATGCAGATGAAGATGTTCCTGACTCGTCTGGGTGAAGGGTCGCGCATGGTGATTACTGGCGACCGGAGCCAGATCGACCTACCGCGCGGGGTGCCGTCGGGGTTGAAGGATGCGGAGCGCCTGCTGAAGGGCATTCCCAACATCAGTTTCAATTATTTCACTGCAGATGATGTCGTGCGCCACCCGTTGGTGGCGGCGATCATCAAGGCTTACGACAAAGACGCGGTGCGGGCCTTGGCGGAGAAAGAAAAAAAAGAGCAAAAGGCGTGA
- a CDS encoding OmpA family protein, whose protein sequence is MVRAASAGLAAACVALVAVAQPAAAQTQRTVLGQEYVPTVWVDPDGCEHWVMDDGVEGYMTPHVSRQGIPVCRRGNVCGVMNSDQFFATDKYYINSANRQKLAEFFQTSTASAFIIAGHTDSRASDEYNMRLSYNRANAVAKVGRQAGARIVDVRGYGERMPRASNRSASGMAENRRVEIICLR, encoded by the coding sequence ATGGTCCGCGCGGCATCTGCAGGTCTTGCTGCAGCTTGCGTGGCGCTGGTGGCCGTAGCTCAACCCGCCGCTGCACAAACGCAGCGTACGGTTTTGGGTCAGGAATATGTGCCGACGGTCTGGGTTGATCCGGATGGATGCGAGCACTGGGTGATGGACGACGGTGTCGAGGGCTATATGACGCCCCACGTGAGCCGTCAGGGTATTCCGGTTTGCCGTCGCGGAAACGTTTGCGGGGTGATGAACTCGGATCAGTTCTTTGCCACGGATAAATATTATATCAACTCGGCAAACCGTCAGAAGCTGGCAGAGTTCTTCCAGACCTCGACCGCTTCGGCCTTTATCATCGCAGGTCATACCGACAGCCGAGCAAGCGATGAATACAACATGCGACTGAGCTACAACCGTGCGAATGCGGTGGCCAAAGTCGGCCGTCAGGCAGGCGCGCGCATCGTGGATGTGCGTGGTTACGGCGAACGTATGCCTCGGGCGTCCAATCGCTCGGCGTCCGGTATGGCGGAGAACCGCCGCGTCGAAATCATTTGTTTGCGCTGA
- a CDS encoding phospholipase D-like domain-containing protein: protein MVLRPRLLYLLLPVILALSACAKVPFDAPREPSYAITPKTAARSDVDTALSLQQGAPSAYFELSNGTDALGMRLRMIEAAEHSIDIATFLIKPDTASAILAHRLFDAADRGVRVRLLVDDVFTTSPDQDLAVIDAHPNIEIRIFNPTSRNAPKAMGFVFDFARVNRRMHIKTFVVDGTMGIIGGRNFADEYYALKPTEEFADYDLALFGPDVAEINPVFDQYWNDPFALPVAALRAKSAPPVPQISLSEWAYDPQSPEVQAYRQAIDTPYLRQIESGAIAPFRGTSEVIADPPEKLRNPNGKGPHVLGEAFFAAIGAAQDQVTLITPYFVPENYGAAFYEKLARSGVRLRIITNSLASTNHAYVHGGYARHRERLLTAGVELYELRYDTIAALGLLPEDEAPGVTLHSKLAIIDDTSVLVGSLNLDPRSIKTNAEIGLLVKSPAYARALLADLDREIEDFTYQVTDTGTSLNWAYTPRSAPPRETDKEPDATFWRRFLSVLPQWFGLEGLT, encoded by the coding sequence GTGGTTTTGAGGCCGCGCCTGCTCTACCTTCTACTGCCTGTAATTCTCGCTCTGTCGGCTTGTGCCAAAGTGCCGTTTGATGCACCTCGTGAACCCTCCTACGCCATTACGCCCAAGACCGCGGCACGTTCCGATGTCGACACCGCGCTGTCGCTACAGCAAGGCGCCCCCTCGGCGTATTTTGAACTGAGCAATGGCACCGATGCATTGGGGATGCGGCTTCGCATGATCGAAGCTGCGGAACATAGCATCGACATTGCCACATTCCTGATCAAGCCTGACACGGCCAGCGCCATCCTCGCCCACCGGCTCTTTGACGCGGCTGACCGCGGTGTGAGAGTGCGACTTCTGGTAGACGACGTTTTCACCACCTCCCCGGACCAAGACCTCGCGGTCATCGACGCGCATCCCAACATTGAAATCCGCATTTTCAATCCGACCTCTCGCAATGCTCCCAAAGCGATGGGCTTTGTATTCGATTTTGCCCGTGTAAACCGCCGGATGCACATAAAGACATTTGTGGTGGACGGGACCATGGGCATCATTGGCGGGCGCAATTTTGCAGACGAGTACTACGCGCTGAAACCAACCGAGGAGTTTGCGGACTACGATCTCGCACTTTTCGGTCCGGATGTGGCGGAAATTAACCCGGTGTTTGACCAATACTGGAATGACCCTTTTGCGCTCCCTGTCGCGGCCCTTCGGGCAAAGTCCGCCCCTCCGGTTCCTCAGATTTCGCTGTCGGAATGGGCATATGACCCACAAAGCCCGGAAGTGCAGGCCTACAGACAGGCAATCGACACACCCTATTTGCGGCAAATCGAGAGCGGCGCCATCGCGCCTTTCCGCGGCACCTCCGAGGTGATCGCGGATCCCCCCGAAAAACTGCGCAATCCAAACGGCAAAGGCCCCCATGTTTTGGGCGAAGCATTCTTTGCGGCCATCGGTGCCGCACAGGATCAGGTCACTCTGATAACGCCATACTTTGTTCCTGAAAATTACGGCGCTGCCTTCTATGAAAAACTTGCGCGCTCCGGGGTGCGTCTGCGCATCATTACCAATTCACTCGCGTCGACCAATCACGCCTATGTTCACGGCGGCTACGCCCGTCACCGCGAACGGCTGCTGACCGCTGGTGTCGAACTCTACGAATTGCGTTATGACACCATCGCCGCGCTCGGCCTTCTTCCCGAGGACGAAGCGCCGGGTGTCACGCTGCACAGCAAGCTCGCGATTATTGATGACACGTCAGTGTTGGTAGGCTCTCTTAACCTCGATCCACGTTCCATAAAGACCAATGCCGAAATTGGCCTCTTGGTCAAAAGCCCCGCCTACGCGCGTGCACTCTTGGCAGATCTGGACCGTGAAATCGAAGATTTTACCTATCAGGTCACCGACACTGGAACCTCTCTCAACTGGGCGTACACGCCCCGAAGTGCCCCACCGCGCGAAACCGACAAAGAACCCGACGCCACTTTCTGGCGCCGCTTCCTTTCGGTGCTTCCACAGTGGTTCGGCCTTGAAGGCCTCACCTGA
- a CDS encoding hemolysin family protein, whose amino-acid sequence MGDTIDGSSNAALSARPEGQHQKKGGWIARLFSKSAEMPEAINGAQAAPAPASQPHGMINLRRMRVEDVAVPKADIVAVPNTISETELLQVFRDSGMTRLPVYDGTLDTPIGFVHLKDFALRHGFNGDTRSLEIDKMLRPLLFVPPSMAIGVLLAKMQAERRHMALVIDEYGGVDGLATIEDLIEQVIGEIEDEHDAEEADFWVQERPGSYLALSKTPLEDFEAAIGRSLTHHEDIDREEIDTLGGLVFMLCGHVPARGEVVELPDGLSFEVVDADPRRIKRLRVLLPAEAANG is encoded by the coding sequence ATGGGCGACACCATCGACGGGTCTTCTAACGCAGCGCTGAGCGCGCGGCCGGAAGGTCAACATCAGAAAAAGGGCGGCTGGATAGCACGCCTGTTTTCGAAATCCGCGGAGATGCCGGAGGCCATCAATGGCGCTCAGGCGGCTCCGGCACCTGCTTCCCAGCCTCATGGCATGATCAACCTTCGCCGCATGCGCGTTGAGGATGTGGCCGTGCCGAAAGCCGATATCGTCGCTGTACCAAATACGATCAGCGAAACCGAGCTTTTGCAGGTCTTTCGCGACAGCGGCATGACGCGGCTACCGGTTTATGACGGCACATTGGATACGCCGATCGGTTTTGTCCATTTGAAGGACTTTGCGCTGCGTCACGGTTTCAACGGCGACACGCGCAGCCTCGAAATCGACAAGATGCTGAGACCTTTGCTGTTTGTCCCCCCTTCGATGGCCATAGGTGTATTGCTGGCCAAGATGCAGGCGGAGCGCCGTCACATGGCGCTGGTGATCGATGAATACGGTGGCGTTGACGGTCTTGCGACCATCGAAGACCTCATTGAGCAGGTGATCGGCGAGATCGAAGATGAACACGACGCTGAAGAGGCGGACTTTTGGGTTCAGGAGCGGCCCGGCAGTTACCTTGCTTTGAGCAAAACACCTTTGGAAGACTTTGAAGCCGCAATCGGGCGTTCGCTTACGCATCATGAAGATATTGACCGTGAGGAGATCGATACTCTGGGCGGTTTGGTTTTCATGTTGTGTGGCCACGTTCCGGCACGCGGTGAAGTGGTCGAGTTGCCAGACGGATTGAGCTTTGAGGTTGTGGATGCGGATCCGCGTCGCATCAAACGACTGAGAGTTCTGCTTCCGGCGGAGGCCGCAAATGGCTGA
- a CDS encoding NADPH:quinone reductase, whose amino-acid sequence MKAVVWRAFGPAADVLSVEEMVRPDIGAGEVLVRVAFSGVNPSDCKARGGARPGVTKPPFEMIVPHSDGAGVVEAVGQGVDASRVGERVWLWNGQWQRAFGTCAEYVVLPAEQAVALPETVSLEDGAVLGIPGLTAAQTVFGAGDVAGKTVLVSGGGGSVGYLAVQLAVWGGARVIATCGARDVARVKAAGADVILDYASANLASEILTATDGAGVDRAIEVELGPNLPMLCEVMKPLGTIAAYGSAKEMTPQMPFGPMLFKALKVDITLIYILPLDERLRAVAKLHEALSAGALRFEPPHVFALEEVAKAHEMVEAGGRTGAVLVKATA is encoded by the coding sequence ATGAAGGCAGTTGTTTGGCGGGCTTTTGGCCCCGCCGCAGATGTTTTGTCTGTGGAAGAAATGGTCCGGCCGGATATCGGTGCCGGAGAGGTTCTGGTTCGGGTGGCGTTCAGTGGGGTGAACCCTTCGGATTGTAAGGCCCGTGGAGGCGCGCGTCCGGGCGTTACGAAGCCACCTTTTGAAATGATTGTGCCCCACAGTGACGGAGCGGGCGTGGTCGAAGCCGTAGGGCAGGGCGTGGACGCATCGCGTGTGGGCGAACGTGTCTGGCTTTGGAACGGGCAATGGCAGCGGGCCTTTGGCACCTGTGCAGAATATGTGGTCCTGCCAGCGGAGCAGGCGGTCGCGCTGCCGGAAACCGTTTCGCTGGAAGATGGTGCGGTTCTGGGTATTCCGGGTCTGACGGCGGCGCAGACGGTGTTCGGTGCCGGTGATGTGGCTGGTAAGACCGTGCTTGTGTCCGGAGGTGGTGGTTCGGTTGGCTATCTCGCGGTTCAGCTCGCGGTCTGGGGAGGCGCAAGAGTGATCGCGACCTGCGGTGCAAGAGACGTTGCGCGGGTAAAAGCGGCGGGAGCGGATGTTATCCTGGACTACGCCAGTGCCAATCTGGCGTCCGAGATACTGACTGCGACAGACGGGGCGGGTGTGGATCGCGCGATCGAGGTCGAACTGGGGCCAAACCTGCCAATGTTGTGCGAGGTGATGAAGCCTTTGGGTACGATTGCCGCCTATGGGTCGGCAAAAGAGATGACGCCACAGATGCCATTTGGCCCGATGCTGTTCAAAGCTTTGAAGGTCGACATTACGCTGATTTATATCCTGCCATTAGACGAGCGCCTGCGGGCTGTCGCAAAGCTGCACGAAGCGTTGAGCGCCGGTGCGTTGCGGTTTGAACCGCCGCACGTATTTGCACTTGAGGAAGTTGCGAAGGCACATGAGATGGTTGAGGCCGGTGGGCGGACTGGCGCAGTCTTGGTGAAAGCTACCGCCTGA
- the ybeY gene encoding rRNA maturation RNase YbeY codes for MLTDTIIEDERWVALGFEALAETAARAALAHLGFAAGDWEIAVLACDDARIAELNTEFRDKPTPTNVLSWPSEERGAEVDGDTPNSPEGPDTELGDIAIAFETCEREARAAGKPMADHVTHLVVHGVLHLLGYDHIRDKDATLMEGLETAILGKMGLSDPYEG; via the coding sequence ATGTTGACTGACACCATCATTGAAGACGAGCGCTGGGTCGCGTTGGGTTTTGAAGCGCTGGCAGAGACCGCTGCACGGGCGGCTCTTGCGCATCTGGGGTTTGCGGCTGGGGATTGGGAGATCGCGGTGCTGGCCTGTGATGATGCCCGCATTGCCGAATTGAATACCGAGTTTCGCGACAAGCCGACGCCGACGAATGTCTTGAGCTGGCCAAGCGAAGAGAGGGGCGCAGAGGTGGATGGCGACACGCCGAATTCACCAGAAGGGCCGGACACGGAACTGGGCGACATCGCGATTGCCTTTGAAACCTGCGAACGTGAGGCGAGGGCTGCGGGAAAACCGATGGCGGACCACGTCACACATTTGGTTGTTCACGGGGTGTTACATCTTCTCGGTTATGATCATATCCGTGACAAAGATGCCACTTTGATGGAAGGGCTGGAAACAGCCATACTTGGCAAAATGGGTTTATCGGACCCATATGAAGGATGA
- the lnt gene encoding apolipoprotein N-acyltransferase translates to MADSAVVQRWDVAGIWKILLCVLLGALGALGHPPFDQWYLTVASFVAVFGLALRARDWRALAKTGLWFGFGYFAVALHWIVEPFLVDVARHGWMAPFALVLMAAGGALFWGAAFGVAGLLRLGGYGGAAALAVCMTATELLRAYVFTGFPWAMPSYVLVSQVAGQAASVIGPHGLNFLLFLATAGLALGAVTRWRWIWGVAGAVMLAIWIPVPEASETGADAPVVRLVQPNAAQHLKWHPDHYQRFFERSLMLTSGGAGAAGVDLIVWPETSVPWLLEDAAGALEAAAEMAGGAPVVLGLNRYVGPRIYNSVAVIGPGGTVTDLYDKHHLVPFGEYIPFGDFLGRFGLRGLASQHGGGYSSGDGPELVDLGPIGAALPLICYEAVFPQDVRGTQSRPRVMLHMTNDAWFGNFSGPYQHLAQARMRAIETGVPVLRAANTGVSAAIDAQGRIVAALTLNEAGALDVALPALAPETFYSRTGDTPLALLLLALILTMAALRWRKSH, encoded by the coding sequence ATGGCTGACAGCGCTGTTGTGCAGCGCTGGGACGTCGCGGGCATCTGGAAGATTCTATTGTGCGTTCTTCTGGGCGCGCTGGGCGCCCTTGGTCATCCGCCTTTTGACCAATGGTATCTGACTGTCGCGTCGTTTGTGGCCGTCTTCGGACTCGCGTTGCGCGCGCGAGATTGGCGCGCTCTGGCCAAGACTGGATTGTGGTTCGGGTTCGGCTATTTCGCCGTGGCCCTTCATTGGATTGTTGAGCCGTTTTTAGTCGACGTCGCCCGTCACGGTTGGATGGCGCCCTTTGCACTCGTCTTGATGGCGGCCGGGGGCGCGCTGTTCTGGGGTGCCGCATTCGGAGTGGCCGGCCTGTTGCGTCTCGGCGGGTATGGGGGCGCCGCCGCGCTTGCCGTGTGCATGACCGCGACGGAACTGTTGAGAGCATATGTTTTCACCGGGTTTCCCTGGGCGATGCCATCTTATGTGCTTGTCAGTCAGGTAGCTGGGCAGGCGGCATCGGTGATTGGTCCACATGGTCTTAACTTCCTTCTGTTTCTTGCGACTGCAGGACTGGCGCTTGGGGCGGTAACCCGTTGGCGTTGGATCTGGGGAGTTGCCGGTGCCGTTATGCTGGCCATCTGGATACCTGTTCCGGAGGCGTCCGAAACGGGCGCGGACGCGCCCGTTGTTCGATTGGTGCAACCCAATGCTGCTCAGCATCTGAAATGGCATCCAGATCATTATCAGCGGTTTTTCGAGCGATCCTTGATGCTGACTTCTGGTGGCGCGGGTGCGGCGGGAGTTGATTTGATTGTCTGGCCAGAAACATCCGTACCATGGTTGTTGGAGGACGCGGCAGGGGCATTGGAGGCTGCCGCTGAAATGGCTGGTGGCGCACCGGTTGTTCTTGGCCTCAACAGATATGTCGGGCCGCGAATTTACAACAGCGTGGCGGTGATTGGTCCCGGCGGTACTGTGACTGACTTGTATGACAAGCATCACCTCGTGCCATTCGGTGAGTACATACCGTTTGGCGATTTTCTGGGTCGTTTCGGGTTGCGTGGACTGGCCAGCCAACACGGTGGCGGATACTCCTCCGGCGACGGGCCGGAGCTTGTCGATCTCGGGCCAATTGGTGCGGCACTGCCGTTGATCTGCTATGAGGCGGTTTTCCCGCAGGACGTGCGCGGTACACAAAGCCGACCCAGAGTCATGCTGCATATGACGAATGATGCCTGGTTCGGAAACTTTTCCGGCCCCTATCAGCATCTGGCGCAGGCCCGCATGCGGGCGATCGAAACCGGAGTGCCTGTGTTGCGTGCAGCCAATACCGGCGTATCTGCTGCGATTGATGCGCAGGGCAGGATTGTGGCGGCGCTCACTTTGAATGAAGCGGGAGCTCTGGACGTAGCGCTGCCCGCGCTTGCACCGGAAACGTTTTATTCACGCACAGGCGATACTCCGCTGGCGCTGTTGCTTTTGGCGCTCATTCTGACAATGGCCGCCTTGCGGTGGCGCAAATCTCATTGA
- a CDS encoding bile acid:sodium symporter family protein — translation MLIDVALPLSLAFIMFSLGFGLTFADFGRVLTMPKAVLTGVVMQIGAVPLVAYLLLFIFNLPPAMAFGVMILSFCPGGVTSNILTKLAGGTVALSITLTAVVSLLSVITVPILVAWAGDTFLGAAAPEVNVLGIGMSMFAITAVPVIIGLLTRWVASGLADKIEKIVSAVALILFLVIVAAALATNWDLFMANIWSLGPVLMILNAILLVAGVYVARLLGLSGPDGLCISVEMGVQNATLGITVAGMVAQASGIPEFAVPAALYGITMYIVTIPGMFILRAIFGKD, via the coding sequence ATGCTCATCGATGTGGCGCTGCCGCTATCTCTTGCTTTCATCATGTTTTCACTGGGCTTTGGCCTGACCTTTGCCGATTTCGGCAGGGTTCTCACAATGCCAAAGGCAGTGCTGACAGGTGTGGTGATGCAAATCGGGGCTGTGCCTTTGGTTGCCTACCTTTTGCTGTTTATTTTCAACCTTCCGCCGGCCATGGCATTTGGCGTCATGATCCTGTCGTTCTGTCCGGGCGGTGTGACATCCAATATCCTCACCAAACTCGCTGGCGGGACCGTGGCGCTGTCGATCACGCTGACCGCTGTCGTGAGCCTTTTGTCCGTGATCACGGTTCCGATCCTCGTGGCTTGGGCGGGTGACACCTTTCTTGGGGCAGCGGCGCCTGAGGTCAACGTCCTCGGGATCGGCATGTCGATGTTTGCCATCACGGCGGTGCCGGTCATCATTGGCCTTTTGACACGTTGGGTTGCCAGCGGACTGGCGGACAAAATCGAAAAAATCGTATCGGCAGTGGCGCTCATCCTGTTCCTTGTGATCGTCGCCGCCGCGCTGGCGACAAACTGGGATCTGTTCATGGCAAACATCTGGTCGTTGGGGCCAGTTTTGATGATCCTCAATGCAATCCTTCTCGTGGCAGGGGTATACGTTGCGCGGCTCTTGGGATTGTCTGGACCTGATGGGCTTTGCATCTCGGTCGAGATGGGCGTGCAGAATGCCACGCTGGGGATCACAGTTGCAGGCATGGTGGCGCAGGCCTCGGGCATACCGGAGTTTGCAGTGCCAGCCGCGCTTTACGGGATCACGATGTATATCGTGACCATTCCCGGCATGTTCATTCTGCGCGCGATTTTCGGAAAAGATTGA
- the miaB gene encoding tRNA (N6-isopentenyl adenosine(37)-C2)-methylthiotransferase MiaB, with amino-acid sequence MTESVSEKSSEKKKLFIKTYGCQMNVYDSERMAEAMGGAGYETTESPDDADMILLNTCHIREKAAEKVYSELGRFKGLKAEKPDLKIGVAGCVAQAEGEEIMRRQPLVDLVVGPQAYHRLPEMEAKTQEGAKALDTDFPEEDKFERLKSRPKAKRAPAAFLTVQEGCDKFCAFCVVPYTRGAEVSRPVDRVLTEARDLVERGVREITLLGQNVNAYHGAHNGGDMSLAGLIWELDKIDGLERIRFTTSHPNDMMDDLIEAHGSCEKLMPYLHLPVQSGSNKILKRMNRSHDRDSYIRLIERIRAARPDILLSGDFIVGFPEETEADFQDTMDLIEEVKYGQAFSFKYSTRPGTPAAERPLVDDAEATDRLYRLQALITKQQREIQDSMVGRDVSVMFERKGRFEGQMVGKSEYLHAVHVSDADAKVGEIAKVRIVESGPNSLGGVLARD; translated from the coding sequence ATGACCGAGTCTGTCTCTGAAAAGTCCTCTGAAAAGAAGAAGCTCTTTATCAAGACCTATGGCTGTCAGATGAATGTCTACGACAGTGAGCGCATGGCAGAGGCCATGGGCGGGGCAGGTTACGAGACCACGGAAAGCCCCGATGACGCGGACATGATCCTGCTCAATACCTGCCATATCCGCGAAAAAGCGGCGGAGAAGGTCTATTCCGAACTTGGCCGCTTCAAAGGTTTGAAAGCTGAGAAGCCGGACCTGAAGATCGGCGTGGCGGGCTGTGTGGCGCAGGCCGAAGGCGAGGAGATTATGCGTCGCCAACCCCTGGTGGACCTTGTCGTTGGCCCGCAGGCCTATCACCGGTTGCCTGAAATGGAGGCCAAAACGCAGGAAGGCGCAAAGGCCCTAGACACGGATTTCCCTGAGGAAGACAAATTCGAGCGCCTGAAGTCGCGTCCGAAAGCGAAGCGTGCGCCGGCGGCTTTTCTGACCGTTCAGGAAGGCTGCGACAAGTTCTGCGCCTTCTGCGTGGTGCCCTATACCCGCGGGGCGGAAGTTAGCCGTCCTGTGGACCGTGTCCTGACAGAAGCGCGTGATCTCGTGGAGCGCGGTGTGCGTGAAATCACTCTGCTTGGTCAGAATGTGAACGCCTATCACGGAGCTCACAATGGCGGTGACATGTCGCTTGCTGGATTGATCTGGGAACTGGACAAAATCGACGGACTTGAGCGCATCCGCTTCACGACCAGCCATCCTAACGACATGATGGACGACCTGATCGAGGCGCACGGCAGCTGCGAAAAATTGATGCCGTATCTGCACTTGCCGGTGCAATCCGGGTCCAACAAGATCCTGAAGCGCATGAACCGCAGTCATGACCGCGACAGCTATATCAGGCTGATCGAACGCATTCGTGCAGCCCGTCCCGACATACTGCTGTCCGGAGACTTTATCGTAGGTTTTCCGGAAGAAACGGAAGCCGATTTTCAGGACACCATGGACCTGATTGAAGAGGTCAAATACGGACAGGCGTTCAGCTTCAAATACTCCACCCGTCCCGGTACGCCGGCCGCCGAACGTCCATTGGTTGATGATGCCGAGGCCACCGACAGGCTGTACCGCTTGCAGGCGTTGATCACCAAGCAGCAGCGGGAAATTCAGGACAGCATGGTTGGGCGCGACGTGAGTGTCATGTTCGAGCGCAAGGGGCGCTTTGAAGGCCAAATGGTCGGTAAGTCCGAATATCTGCACGCCGTGCACGTGTCCGATGCCGACGCCAAAGTGGGCGAGATTGCCAAGGTGAGAATCGTGGAGAGCGGCCCGAACTCTCTGGGCGGTGTTCTAGCGCGCGATTGA